In Cervus canadensis isolate Bull #8, Minnesota chromosome 6, ASM1932006v1, whole genome shotgun sequence, one DNA window encodes the following:
- the LOC122443912 gene encoding small ubiquitin-related modifier 1-like: MGKKEGDYFKLKVTVQESSEIHFQVKMTTYFKKLKESHCQKQGAPMNSSRFLFEGQEIADNHTPQELGM, translated from the coding sequence ATGGGTAAGAAGGAAGGAGACTATTTTAAACTCAAGGTCACTGTACAGGAGAGCAGTGAGATTCACTTCCAAGTGAAAATGACGACATATTTCAAGAAACTCAAAGAATCACACTGTCAAAAACAGGGAGCTCCCATGAATTCATCCAGATTTCTCTTTGAAGGTCAGGAAATTGCTGATAATCACACTCCACAAGAACTGGGAATGTAG